The following are from one region of the candidate division WOR-3 bacterium genome:
- a CDS encoding T9SS type A sorting domain-containing protein has protein sequence MADNITINYNGSDIFTALQRVQIGDPAGNNNGRMDPGEPAEITVFLKNIGGAGVLHIWATLFTIDPYLLVTDGTFDFGPFPVDATVCNSSDVFRVQASPSTPQGHVSDLSMEISDHAGYSETLSFSVITGQYDYLVWNPDSTPESGQLMDSILSDLGYLGHYGIEMPGIGLEYYRSLFVCTGFRPYTFFIDSFCLEKTRILNYINQGGRVYLEGNSPWCSGPYMYHAYDFSPVFGINPDYGSIIHTVLGQNGTMMAGMNFVQSLGDYAGDIVNSLGAAQVLFKEGTYGDNICVAYDAGTYKTIGAVFEIGSLVDGTGISTKRQYLQNVMTYFGVNAGAVEETPSIGPDPNVFQVYPNPFLDYVDIVLSGYIEVPGELMIYDVTGRTINTIKYTEVPTVVRWSGNDFSGVKVARGQYFVEVGGRNKLILKY, from the coding sequence TTGGCTGACAACATTACAATAAACTACAACGGTTCTGATATTTTTACCGCACTTCAAAGAGTTCAAATTGGAGATCCGGCGGGAAACAACAACGGAAGAATGGATCCCGGAGAACCGGCGGAAATAACTGTATTTTTGAAAAATATCGGCGGAGCCGGTGTTTTACATATCTGGGCTACTCTTTTCACAATCGATCCATATCTGCTTGTAACAGACGGAACGTTCGACTTCGGCCCGTTTCCCGTCGACGCGACAGTATGCAATTCAAGCGATGTCTTTCGGGTTCAGGCAAGTCCTTCGACTCCACAGGGGCATGTTTCAGACCTTTCGATGGAGATCAGCGATCACGCCGGATATTCCGAGACTCTTTCGTTTTCAGTCATCACCGGTCAATACGATTATCTGGTCTGGAATCCGGATTCTACTCCGGAATCCGGCCAGCTAATGGACTCCATTCTCTCGGATTTGGGCTACTTGGGCCATTACGGCATTGAAATGCCGGGAATTGGTCTGGAATACTACAGGTCTCTTTTTGTATGCACAGGATTCAGACCCTACACGTTTTTTATCGATTCATTCTGCCTTGAAAAAACCAGGATTCTGAACTACATAAACCAGGGAGGGCGAGTTTACTTGGAAGGAAACAGCCCGTGGTGTTCAGGTCCTTACATGTATCACGCCTACGATTTCAGCCCGGTTTTCGGCATAAATCCGGATTACGGATCTATAATTCATACGGTTTTGGGTCAGAACGGAACCATGATGGCGGGTATGAATTTCGTGCAGAGTCTGGGAGATTACGCTGGAGATATTGTAAATTCTCTCGGAGCGGCACAGGTTCTCTTCAAAGAAGGAACCTATGGAGACAATATATGCGTCGCTTACGACGCCGGAACGTACAAGACGATCGGTGCAGTGTTCGAAATCGGAAGCCTGGTGGACGGAACCGGAATATCTACGAAAAGACAGTATCTTCAGAATGTGATGACTTATTTCGGAGTTAACGCCGGCGCAGTCGAGGAAACTCCTTCTATAGGACCTGACCCGAACGTTTTTCAGGTTTATCCGAATCCATTTCTCGATTATGTCGATATAGTGTTGTCCGGCTATATTGAAGTACCCGGAGAATTGATGATATACGACGTGACCGGAAGAACAATAAATACAATCAAATACACTGAAGTTCCAACCGTTGTGCGATGGTCCGGAAATGATTTCAGCGGAGTAAAAGTTGCAAGAGGTCAGTATTTCGTTGAGGTCGGAGGTCGGAATAAACTGATATTGAAATACTGA
- a CDS encoding magnesium chelatase ATPase subunit I, which produces MEGITRFPITAIVGMDFLKTAYLANIINPKIGGLLISGPKGTGKSTFVHSVEDLLPEHAVVKDCVFGCDPEKSDFFCTFCKGKPQKETSLVKGRIIDLPLSCTEDRLLGSIDIEKILKEGVKSILPGLLAMAHRNILYIDEVNLLPDHLVDDILDVSALHWNVIEREGFSVKHRSDFILVGTMNPEEGELRPQILDRFPLCVRAESPQKPEERAEIVKRTLSFENDPDSFFNSFKNPQSMLKNSLQRSKELLKEVQIDEDLLWVVTKSCSELKVDGQRPDIIITKTAMTISALHERKETQFDDILDAALMTLCHRTRDSGLLEPPSSEEVVKVFRDNHSNLTREKPSKKSEKFSFNNANLSGQTPEKQENTPQTSQQKGEDSSKK; this is translated from the coding sequence ATGGAAGGGATAACAAGGTTTCCAATAACAGCCATAGTAGGAATGGATTTTTTAAAAACCGCTTATCTTGCCAACATAATAAATCCAAAAATCGGAGGACTTCTCATCTCCGGACCCAAGGGAACCGGCAAAAGCACTTTTGTCCATTCAGTTGAAGACCTGTTGCCGGAACACGCGGTTGTCAAGGACTGTGTTTTCGGCTGTGACCCGGAAAAATCCGATTTTTTCTGCACATTCTGCAAGGGTAAACCTCAGAAAGAAACCTCTCTGGTTAAAGGCCGGATAATTGACCTGCCCCTGAGCTGTACGGAAGACAGGCTCCTCGGCAGTATAGACATTGAAAAAATCCTGAAAGAGGGAGTAAAAAGCATACTGCCGGGTCTTCTCGCAATGGCACACAGAAACATTTTATACATAGACGAAGTCAATCTACTGCCCGACCATCTCGTCGACGACATTCTCGACGTATCCGCCCTCCATTGGAACGTTATAGAAAGAGAGGGTTTTTCCGTTAAACACAGGTCCGACTTCATCCTCGTAGGAACAATGAATCCGGAAGAGGGAGAACTGAGACCTCAGATACTCGACAGGTTCCCTCTCTGCGTCAGGGCTGAATCTCCGCAAAAGCCTGAGGAGAGGGCAGAGATAGTCAAAAGAACTCTTTCTTTCGAAAATGATCCGGATTCATTTTTCAATTCATTTAAAAACCCTCAGAGCATGTTAAAGAATTCATTACAGCGTTCAAAAGAACTTCTAAAAGAAGTTCAAATAGACGAAGACCTTCTTTGGGTCGTAACAAAATCCTGTTCTGAACTCAAAGTAGACGGTCAAAGACCGGACATAATAATTACTAAAACCGCGATGACGATATCGGCGCTTCACGAAAGAAAAGAAACGCAATTTGACGACATCCTGGACGCCGCGCTGATGACTTTATGCCACAGGACAAGAGACAGCGGTCTTCTCGAACCTCCTTCGTCGGAAGAAGTCGTCAAAGTATTCAGGGACAATCATTCAAATTTGACAAGGGAAAAGCCGTCAAAAAAAAGCGAAAAATTTTCCTTTAACAACGCTAATCTATCAGGACAAACACCAGAAAAACAGGAAAATACACCTCAGACATCACAACAAAAAGGGGAAGACTCCTCAAAAAAATAA